acATCCGAATACACACCTCATGAGTGTGAGCAGCATCATTCCTCTTCATTAAGTTGCGCTTGGGCACTTTCTTGGGTCTAATGAAAGTTTCATTCCCCTCCGTAGCTTGAGAGGGTTGCACACTATGACCAACAGACGAAGCAGGAACACTCCTGCCCATCTTGTCCTGGTCTTCTCTGATGGCCTTGTCAGGTGCCCTCCTCTCAGCTTGAGCCTGTTCAAAATTACAATTCATAGGTGCTGCAGGAACACCCTTTTCCTTCCTTACATCCCCTTCAGCACCTTCAGTACTTAAACTTTTAGCTGCTGCCATGAAAGATACTAATCTCTCAGCAACTTCTAAGGCTTTAGGGAGGGAATCAGCAACAGTAGCTGTCAAATCAGCAGGAACACTCCTGTTCATCTTGTCCTGGTCTTCTCTGATGGCCTTGTCAGGTTCCCTCCTCTCAGCTTGAGCCCGTTCAAAATTACAATTCATAGGTGCTGCAGGAACACCCTTTTCCTTCCTTACATCCCCTTCAGCACCTTCTGCACTTAAACTTTTAGCTGCTTCCATGAAAGATACTAATCTCTCAGCAACTTCTAAGGCTTTAGGGAGGGGATCAGTAACAGAAGCTGTCAAATCAACAACACTTGATGTCAGTGCGTCTCGCAATTTGTCAATATTAGGAGTTGATAGGACCCGGTCCTCCTCTGTATCAGCAATGGCAGCAGGTTCCTCACAATGCCTATGGGAAGAATTAGGGTTGCCACTTGTTTGAGAATTAACCATCTGAATCTCTGCAGAATCAACCAGCTAAGTTAGAAAATATAATGGACCAGGATGACCAAGATTACCACAAGTAAACTAAGTATAACAATATGAGGCAAAATGTACACAGAATTGAGACAATTCGTCCACTCTTAAGCCAAAGAATAAAAGCTTTTGTACAGAAATTTAATCATTCAAAGCATTAGATGATCTTTGGAAAACAAAACTAATACTTTTAGTAGAGAAAAGTGAAAATGAAGAAATCTACGTTTTCCTTTGTCGGTGCAATGATGAGTAGTTGGATAAAAAGATGCGGTAGGATCACCCTTGTCCTTGTTGGAGTCCTCCATACTGCCTTTAGGGCAGAAATTTTTACCGGCCATGACTGAGGCAACCGTTTCAACCACTTCTAAGGCTTCAAAGGGGGAATCAGTTACTCCATCTAGCAATGCAGCAGACCTGGTTTTACTTGAAACTTGCAAGCATCCATTAACTTCAAAAGATGATGGGGTGCCATTTTTGATACAAAGAGGCTGGTCCTCCTCCATGTCAGTAATGACAACACCTCTACGTTGCTTGCAGCGAGGACGAGGCTTATGTCTAGCTTGGAAACTAGCCCTTCGAATCTCTGCAGAACCAAGGTAATTAGATCAAACAAAGACCAAGTTACCGCAACTAAAGTTAACTGGGCACATATAACAATATGAGGCAAAATGTACACAAACACATGAGACGTTCATTCACACTACATCCTTAAACCAACAGTATAAAAGTCTTTGTATAGAAAATTAATTGTACATAGCAATATATTATCTCAAGAAAACAAGATTGACACTTCTACTGGAGAAAAGCAATAATTGGAAGAGAAGTCTTCATTTTCTTTTGTCAGTATAATCACTAGTAGTAGGATTATCCTTGTCTTTATTGGAGTATTCCACAAGTTTAACTGCAATGCGAGAGGAAACCCTCTCACCCACTTCTAAGGCTTCGGAGATGGAATTAGTTGATCCAGCTAGCAATGCAGTAGTCCTTAACTTAAGCGCAATTTGCAGCAACTAAGTGGATAGGGTGCCATAATTGCTGCAAGGCCGACCCTCCTCCAAGTCAGCAACATTAACAGGTTCTCTATGTCACTTGCAGGAACAACGAAACCTATATATCCTCCTCAAATTCACTTAGAACCAACAAAGGCAACTAGAACAAATAAAGACTAAGATTGCCATAACAAAAGTTAACAGGTTACACGTAACCACATGAAAGCAAAACTTACAGAAACAATTTAACTATATTCACTCTACATTCATAAACAACCACATCATACCACAAATGAATCACACACAGCATAGTAAATATCATGAAAACAAAAATAAGACTTCTACgtggaataaaatgaaaaaaaagaagaagaagaagaagaagaagaagaagaagcgaAGGGAAGAGAAGCTAACTGTTCTTTTTGTTAGTGCAAGGATGAGGACTTGAGGGGACTTGAGCAGCAGCAGAGGTAACATTATCCACTGCGAGACAAATTTTTTAAGAGAATTGAGTTAGATTAATATCATGAAAACAAAATTAAGACTTATGCTAggattaaaatggaaaaatagaAAGAAGTAAAGAGAAGCCTACCGTTCCCTTTGTCAGCGCAAGGGTGAGGGCTTGGGGAAACTTCAGCAGAAGCAGAGACAACATTATCCACCGTAAGCGGCAAAATTTACACACAGAATTGAGTTAGATTCAATCTACACACATTCTTATACCAACATATAGTATTGCAAATAAATTACACATGGCATAGTCTCTTGAAAGCAAAATTaagattgaataaaatgaaagaagaaaagagaagcaTACTATTCCCTTCATCAGAGCAAGGATGAGGACTCGAAGGGACTTGAGCAGAAGAATAGACAACATTATCCACTGAGGGAGGCAAAATTACACAGATAATTGAGTTGAAATCATTCTACATGCATCCTTAAACCAGCAAACCATGCTTCAAATGGATCATACATACCATAACATAACCTTCAGAAAACAAAATTAAGACTTAAAATAAAATGacgaaaagaagaagaagagaagcaTACTGTTCCTTTCGTCAATGCAAGGATGAGGACTCGAGGGGACTTGAGCAGAAGCTGATACAACATTATCCACTGGGACAAAATTTATACAAAAGAAATGAATTAGGTTTACTCTGGATACATTCTTACACCAACAGATTGTACAGCAAATTAATTACACATAGCATAATCTCCAGaaaacaaaattaatatttttacttgcaataaaatggaaaaagaaaaggagTGTCGCCTACTGTTTCCTTCGTCAGTGCTAGGATGAGGATTCGCAGAGGCAACATGATCCACTGTAGGCTCAGTAGTAGAAGCGGAAGCCAACTGACTCAAGGCAGGATTCATAGAACGGAAGGCCTCCTCCAAATAACCTTTAATACGTAGCAGCGCTTTACCGCGTGTATTGACACTCGACAACCTCTGAGAGGTCTCTAAATCCCATAAGCCCGCTTCGATTACCGTTCCCCATTGGACTAACTCGGAAGAAATAAGGTCCGACTTACCTGACTCCTCTAAGCTCTTAATCCGTAATCCCCAAATCCTCTGAAAAGCATCGAAGTAGTTGTCCCATGAGACCGGCAAACAACTGACCGTACAGTGTACGGCGACGGCACAAAAGGCTGCCTTCATGGATTCGGAAGGGAGAAAACCGCGTCGGCGGTCGagattttcaattaaaattaacgaATCGAGAACCGCGTCCGGAACAGTGGAATTCCCTGTCCGCTGTTCAATCGAGCGAAGAATAGCGCCTTTGTAATGAAAACAAAAGGTAGCATAGCCGTCGCCATTGTCTTCGTCGTTGTTGTTTGGCTGAGAGAGGTACTGCTTAAGAGTTGATAACACAGCAGGATCACAATCGTTGAAAAGGGGAAATGAATCGCCCATTTCAACTTTTCTTTTTCCACTTTCTAGAACTCAAAACccaattccttaaactattaaactattgaacaaattttcattttaataaaatatgaaattagagcTTGCCAGGCTAGGTTTTTGATTGATTTACCTAGGGCTCGGTCTTTCAGTGAAAAGACTAGCCCTTCAGTGCAGAGCCCAGGCCTGTTTACGATTCAAAAAAAGTAATCCTCCCGCGCTTTTTCACgccaaaagaaaaattttaatggaagcCAAAAATCCAAATTTGAATTTAGCTTTTAGGCACGGCAACCACGTGCTTTGCCAATgccatcatcaaattcaaattttaaattctttttggtCTAATTTTTTTTAGTCCCTTtattatgataaaattaaatattttatttcacttttattttatataatttaacatCTATGCTTATTGAATTTTATTTGCTTGCTTTTAACTTATTACTTCACCAAACGGTAATGTCTCGAAtaatcatacatatttttattgaatttttttgtaGAGATCTTTTCGACTAGCAACTTATTTAATAGACTAATTCACTTAATAAACGTTATTTTAAATTTAGTCATTGCATCTCATCTAACATGACTTGGGGCACATTATATTATCACTTTACCTAGATTTACAACGACATGTCACTTGCTTAATGTTATTTGTAGATTAAAAATTATAACTTTGTTCGTTGTTCCTTTTAAGTTGTTAGCATTGTTATTGTTAATTAATAACAATGATAATGGTGTATTACACCTCGTTAAAATTTTCGAGTGATCATGTTCCAAACAATCATGTACAACATTCACTTGATACTATTTGTGAAGACTTGCTCAGCTAACAACTTATCTGATAGATGAAACTAttcattaattattatattaggTCTTAACTACCATGCCCTGTTTAAGATAAATCAAAATATATCATCACGTTACTCTATGTGAGTCTATAATATTAAAGCACTTATCTCTAACTTGCCAATACTAATCTAACGCATAACATTTCGAACAAATAGATAGTTAATATATAAAAAGTTGAGAGCGAGAAGAGGGACAATTACCTCCCTTCTGTCTATAACCTCTACTCTCCTGTACAACTCCAACCACCTTTCTCATAGATGCTCTGCGTTACCCTAAGCAGGGTCATCATCCCTACTACCAATTTATGAACTCATCAACAAAGACAAATTAAGTTCTAAATTTTATTACAGTGAAGGGACTAAATGCAAAATTATCCCAATTCATCATCGCTTTTCTTCCATCTTCGAGCATTCAAACGACATTATAAAACCTCAACGGAGCGAAGTCCAttataaaaccttaaatttaaaaTCAACACAATTTCTCGACTTCTCTTGCTTCCGAAAATGGCGACGCGCTACAGGTCGTACGATTCACGCTCCTCCACTTCCTCTCACTTCTCCGATCCCTCGTCATCTATAGACCTTAACAGCTCTGCTTCTTCGCGGAGGCCAAAATCGTCTTCTTCCTCTCGAGCGATTGTGAAATCGAAGCCGTTGGATGCAGCCCAAAGCAGCCGCAGCAAGAACCAGGCGGCGGATCTTCACTTCACAACCATGGTGAAGAAGTTTATGGACAAGAAATTGGCAAATAAAACAACGGGACAGCTGATGGTTCCATCGGATGTGGTAGCTGAGGATCTCAAGAAGACGGCGAGGAAAGGCACTGCTTTCACGGCGTTGCAGAGGAAGCTGTTCGGTAAAGGATCTTCCGTTAAGGATAACAAAAAGGAGGTAAAAGCCTTGACGGAGGTGAAGGGGAATACGAGGACATTGGCCATGGTTTTAAGAAGTGAGAGGGAGCTATTGAATGCCAACAAAGAGCTCGAGATGGAGGTTTCCGAGCTCAAGCTTCTGCTTCAAGACAAGAACAGAGAGGTGAGCCAttgatttttgaattggttgccATGATCGTGATTGCTGAATGCTAGCGATTCAATTCAGCATAACTAATGATCTCATTGATAAATTGTTTtcagaatttatttatttagaattaTGTATTTGTATAAACTTAAGTCTATTTTGTTCGTACCGGATCCATTCGCGTCCCTGGAAACATTGTGTTAGCCATTTCATTGTTAAATATTTATGATTTTGTGTTAATTTAGCTACCactaagaaatggaaaaaaaaaatagcaGATTAAATTAATCTTGGGAATGTGTAATTGTTTATGAATGCTATAGATGTTAATATCGATTGTATTTTGCAGGTGGAGAAGCTGAAAGATTTGTGCTTGAAACAGAGAGATGAGATTAAATCGTTGAAGAATGCAATATTGTTTCCAGATGCCTTGAATTGTCAACTTCAAGACCTAGTTGAAAAGCAAGGCTCGGAGCTGACGCAAGCCAAACAACTAATACCTAGTCTCCAAAGACAGGTCACTTCTCTTACAGGACAACTTCAATGCCTTGCTCAGGATCTTGCTCAGGTAATCCACGGTTCCACACATAGCATTCAATATTAAATTATGTAGTGTAGATTAATGTTGGgtaatctataaaaataattatttttatttgtctcaggctatattttagttatttatgtttaaaattttacgatttagtcacttatgttattattttgttacgaagtgatcactctaccgttaagttccgttatctctctaacggtaatcGTAGGTGGTAGTCTAACTAGATTTTAGGTGTCAATGTAAATTTCTAAATGGGAtgaaaaaaattttttaattaaaaattttaattaattaaaattttcgaagttaaactttaactaaaaaacctgttcatctcctcttttaatttttcttctatctttttttttttcaatggtTTTTTTTCATTTGACTAGAAAAATTATTATTGTgataaaaatagttaaaatcaATAATAAGAAAGGATAATTTGAAATACTTACAAAAAGATTGTGAACATACAAGTTAATTCAGGTAAAAAAAATTGATTGAGAAACCAATTAAACTGTGAAAGTTACAGtccttttttgaaaattttaaaattagcttgAATGAAACATGTTTCTAGTTGCATTTTATGGGATATCTACTGacgcaaaataaaataaatgtttacAAACGATTTCAAAAAGTAGAAGAAAATAttaagaattttaatttagggttttcattaaataataaaaaatttaataatttatttttcagtACTGAATAAAAGAGATAGAGGAATACAAAAAAAACATACTTGAACCTTCTATTGAGTCTATCTTTAGGAAGCAgtcaatttgatttcaactattttgattttaataatagtttttctagttaaatgagaaaaaaaaacccattaaaaaaaagaagagatggaagaaaaattaaaaataggatATGAACAGTTTTTTTAATTAAGGGttagatttaaaaattttaataaattaaaatttttaattaaaaatctattttcatctcATTTAGAAATTTaagttggcacttaaaatctagttggactgccacgtaggattaccgttagagagataacagaacttaacggtagagtgatcaattcgtaacaaaataatgactaaaatataacttgagacaaacaaaagtgactatttttgtataTTACCCTATTAATGTTTAAAACTAATGATATAATCTGATTTTGTGCCTATTTTTAACTTAGTTTCAATTGGATACATTTCTGCTACTTTCCTCAAATAGAAGTCTAAAAACTCCTCTTTGAAAGAGCATGTAATGAATTTGGTATTATTTGCTATAGCTTAACATGCTTCATGTATGATATGATAATTTATCAAGCCATATCTATGAGTCAGTAGCACAGTAGGAAGGT
The Gossypium arboreum isolate Shixiya-1 chromosome 10, ASM2569848v2, whole genome shotgun sequence genome window above contains:
- the LOC108460533 gene encoding uncharacterized protein LOC108460533 isoform X1; protein product: MGDSFPLFNDCDPAVLSTLKQYLSQPNNNDEDNGDGYATFCFHYKGAILRSIEQRTGNSTVPDAVLDSLILIENLDRRRGFLPSESMKAAFCAVAVHCTVSCLPVSWDNYFDAFQRIWGLRIKSLEESGKSDLISSELVQWGTVIEAGLWDLETSQRLSSVNTRGKALLRIKGYLEEAFRSMNPALSQLASASTTEPTVDHVASANPHPSTDEGNMDNVVSASAQVPSSPHPCIDERNMDNVVYSSAQVPSSPHPCSDEGNISPSPHPCADKGNVDNVTSAAAQVPSSPHPCTNKKNKIRRASFQARHKPRPRCKQRRGVVITDMEEDQPLCIKNGTPSSFEVNGCLQVSSKTRSAALLDGVTDSPFEALEVVETVASVMAGKNFCPKGSMEDSNKDKGDPTASFYPTTHHCTDKGKQIQMVNSQTSGNPNSSHRHCEEPAAIADTEEDRVLSTPNIDKLRDALTSSVVDLTASVTDPLPKALEVAERLVSFMEAAKSLSAEGAEGDVRKEKGVPAAPMNCNFERAQAERREPDKAIREDQDKMNRSVPADLTATVADSLPKALEVAERLVSFMAAAKSLSTEGAEGDVRKEKGVPAAPMNCNFEQAQAERRAPDKAIREDQDKMGRSVPASSVGHSVQPSQATEGNETFIRPKKVPKRNLMKRNDAAHTHEGRAPYEGIREDYNKVDGSVPAPSVNHIAEPSHAKEGNEAVIRPKKVRKRSIMERNDTAHTSEWEDSIDGSDGGTSGCSNRCTLPSPKTNHVSPLKESEPQKQKNRRKTNWWTLEEEQALIKGYRVYGPQWKLIRESYWDILKKRTQVDLKDKWRNLSK
- the LOC108460533 gene encoding uncharacterized protein LOC108460533 isoform X2 gives rise to the protein MGDSFPLFNDCDPAVLSTLKQYLSQPNNNDEDNGDGYATFCFHYKGAILRSIEQRTGNSTVPDAVLDSLILIENLDRRRGFLPSESMKAAFCAVAVHCTVSCLPVSWDNYFDAFQRIWGLRIKSLEESGKSDLISSELVQWGTVIEAGLWDLETSQRLSSVNTRGKALLRIKGYLEEAFRSMNPALSQLASASTTEPTVDHVASANPHPSTDEGNMDNVVSASAQVPSSPHPCIDERNISPSPHPCADKGNVDNVTSAAAQVPSSPHPCTNKKNKIRRASFQARHKPRPRCKQRRGVVITDMEEDQPLCIKNGTPSSFEVNGCLQVSSKTRSAALLDGVTDSPFEALEVVETVASVMAGKNFCPKGSMEDSNKDKGDPTASFYPTTHHCTDKGKQIQMVNSQTSGNPNSSHRHCEEPAAIADTEEDRVLSTPNIDKLRDALTSSVVDLTASVTDPLPKALEVAERLVSFMEAAKSLSAEGAEGDVRKEKGVPAAPMNCNFERAQAERREPDKAIREDQDKMNRSVPADLTATVADSLPKALEVAERLVSFMAAAKSLSTEGAEGDVRKEKGVPAAPMNCNFEQAQAERRAPDKAIREDQDKMGRSVPASSVGHSVQPSQATEGNETFIRPKKVPKRNLMKRNDAAHTHEGRAPYEGIREDYNKVDGSVPAPSVNHIAEPSHAKEGNEAVIRPKKVRKRSIMERNDTAHTSEWEDSIDGSDGGTSGCSNRCTLPSPKTNHVSPLKESEPQKQKNRRKTNWWTLEEEQALIKGYRVYGPQWKLIRESYWDILKKRTQVDLKDKWRNLSK
- the LOC108459586 gene encoding uncharacterized protein LOC108459586, whose protein sequence is MATRYRSYDSRSSTSSHFSDPSSSIDLNSSASSRRPKSSSSSRAIVKSKPLDAAQSSRSKNQAADLHFTTMVKKFMDKKLANKTTGQLMVPSDVVAEDLKKTARKGTAFTALQRKLFGKGSSVKDNKKEVKALTEVKGNTRTLAMVLRSERELLNANKELEMEVSELKLLLQDKNREVEKLKDLCLKQRDEIKSLKNAILFPDALNCQLQDLVEKQGSELTQAKQLIPSLQRQVTSLTGQLQCLAQDLAQVKAEKYSSKACNQQHGSYDGDELFDSLEFSSGNPTTPGSPDDLFLEDLNPCLTPYYAKTKPKEFDEIRYESPHNETLSDERWQAFN